In Panacibacter ginsenosidivorans, the following proteins share a genomic window:
- a CDS encoding VOC family protein — protein MQPVTLFLTQIQHVGIPVTNIKNSELFYNNLGFKNVMQANFVHENETGSCIMMQQGAIIIELYQMPEKELSAIANRKDGHVDHIAFDVKNIDETFFILKTSGYHIIEEAPVYLKFWDKGCRYFNILGPDNERLEFNQVL, from the coding sequence ATGCAGCCGGTAACATTATTCCTTACACAAATTCAGCATGTTGGAATTCCTGTAACCAATATCAAAAATTCGGAATTATTTTACAACAACCTCGGATTTAAAAATGTAATGCAGGCAAACTTTGTGCATGAAAATGAAACCGGCAGCTGTATTATGATGCAACAGGGTGCGATCATTATAGAATTATACCAGATGCCAGAGAAAGAGTTATCCGCAATTGCAAACAGGAAAGATGGGCACGTAGATCATATAGCGTTTGATGTAAAAAATATTGATGAGACATTTTTCATTCTTAAAACATCAGGTTACCATATTATAGAAGAAGCTCCGGTATATTTAAAGTTTTGGGATAAAGGTTGCAGGTATTTCAATATTCTCGGCCCCGATAATGAGCGGCTGGAGTTTAACCAGGTGTTGTAA
- a CDS encoding PepSY-like domain-containing protein, with translation MKNNILLVAISILSLVACKKDVSGVTGNTGTVSIVPASAVPAAVVAAFNSSFSTATETEWQHNSDDSFTCQFNMDDQRHEAHFDDKGHQSSHSVICLDGAVPATVLNAFRAAYPTDNVYEWKFTTDQTWKAHFMRDNIKWEVTFNANGTVVKAEHD, from the coding sequence ATGAAGAATAATATCCTGTTAGTGGCCATAAGCATTCTTTCGCTTGTTGCCTGCAAAAAAGATGTTTCAGGTGTTACTGGCAATACGGGAACTGTAAGTATTGTACCTGCATCAGCCGTACCTGCAGCCGTAGTTGCAGCATTTAACAGCAGTTTCAGCACTGCAACAGAAACAGAATGGCAACACAATAGCGATGATAGCTTTACCTGCCAGTTCAATATGGATGATCAGCGTCATGAAGCACATTTCGATGACAAAGGTCACCAGTCATCCCATTCTGTTATATGTCTCGATGGTGCTGTTCCCGCCACAGTATTAAATGCATTCCGTGCTGCTTACCCTACAGACAATGTGTATGAATGGAAATTTACTACAGACCAAACATGGAAAGCACATTTTATGCGTGACAATATAAAATGGGAAGTAACTTTTAACGCGAATGGCACAGTTGTTAAGGCCGAGCATGATTAA
- a CDS encoding TRADD-N-associated membrane domain-containing protein yields the protein MKALGIILTIAGIFMFISSNINQKVVDSYTGAIAAICGMVVLVASRKKA from the coding sequence ATGAAAGCACTTGGGATTATTCTTACTATTGCCGGTATTTTCATGTTTATATCTTCTAACATAAATCAAAAGGTAGTTGATTCTTATACCGGTGCCATCGCGGCAATTTGCGGCATGGTAGTTTTAGTGGCTTCTAGAAAGAAGGCCTGA
- a CDS encoding alpha/beta fold hydrolase yields MIKTINKILAFSVIVFLAACNNTDESSKPIEVKNGITPISYSKTGKGDTALVFVHGWGINKEYWKSQVDAFSNRYTVVTIDLSGHGASGKLRSSYKIEDFSNDVMAVLDSLNLNKVILIGHSMGGDIILNVAYTIPERIVGFIGIDNFKDVGVPLTPQQHSQMDEFMHALSTNYKETVRAYCKTALFPPNYADTVSVNRVLNDVANTDSTVAIKALNGFFDFAPKETALLKELHKPVHLIVSDFTPMLQDSIAKYSSAGIGIKTIHGTGHYPMIEKPEDFNKLLSETLDEIAKGK; encoded by the coding sequence ATGATAAAAACAATAAATAAAATACTTGCTTTTTCAGTTATTGTTTTTCTTGCTGCCTGTAATAATACTGATGAAAGTAGCAAACCCATAGAAGTGAAGAACGGCATTACGCCTATTTCTTACAGCAAAACAGGCAAAGGTGATACAGCGCTTGTGTTTGTTCACGGCTGGGGTATAAATAAGGAATATTGGAAAAGCCAGGTAGATGCTTTTAGTAACAGGTACACAGTTGTTACGATCGATCTCAGCGGGCATGGTGCCAGCGGCAAACTGCGCAGCAGTTATAAAATAGAAGATTTCTCTAATGATGTAATGGCAGTGCTTGATAGCCTTAACCTCAATAAAGTTATACTGATAGGCCACTCGATGGGTGGAGATATTATTCTTAATGTGGCTTATACAATTCCCGAACGCATTGTTGGTTTTATTGGTATTGATAATTTTAAAGATGTAGGCGTACCGCTAACCCCACAGCAACATAGCCAGATGGATGAATTTATGCATGCACTAAGCACTAACTATAAAGAAACAGTACGAGCATATTGCAAAACGGCATTGTTCCCGCCAAATTATGCAGACACTGTTTCTGTAAATCGTGTGCTTAATGATGTTGCCAATACAGATTCGACAGTAGCTATAAAAGCATTGAATGGCTTTTTTGATTTTGCACCGAAAGAAACAGCACTGTTAAAAGAATTGCATAAGCCGGTACATTTAATTGTAAGTGATTTTACGCCTATGCTGCAAGATTCAATTGCCAAATACAGCAGTGCGGGTATTGGCATAAAAACCATTCACGGCACCGGGCATTATCCTATGATTGAAAAGCCCGAAGATTTCAATAAACTATTGAGCGAAACACTTGATGAAATTGCAAAGGGCAAATAA
- a CDS encoding NUDIX hydrolase, which yields MIEKFTIRVYGILTDENKRVLLSDEFIRGDYFTKFPGGGMELGEGTRDCLKREFKEETGLDVTIGEHIYTTDYFQPSAFNNKDQIVSIYYHAHANDMDALQNLIIKITPFEFEANQINDPNGQSEVLRWIDWDIFTEEAVSLPIDKIVVRMLKERY from the coding sequence ATGATAGAAAAATTTACAATCAGGGTATATGGTATTTTAACGGATGAAAATAAAAGGGTTTTGCTAAGCGATGAATTTATACGTGGCGATTATTTTACCAAATTTCCTGGCGGCGGTATGGAACTTGGCGAAGGCACACGTGATTGTTTGAAAAGAGAGTTTAAAGAGGAAACAGGATTAGACGTAACTATTGGCGAACATATTTATACTACAGATTATTTTCAGCCATCTGCATTTAATAATAAAGACCAAATTGTTTCTATCTATTATCATGCGCATGCCAATGATATGGATGCGTTGCAAAACCTTATTATAAAAATAACACCCTTTGAATTTGAGGCAAACCAGATTAATGACCCTAATGGGCAAAGCGAAGTGCTGCGTTGGATAGACTGGGATATATTTACAGAAGAGGCTGTTTCTTTACCTATTGATAAGATCGTGGTGCGTATGTTGAAAGAAAGATACTAA
- a CDS encoding queuosine precursor transporter has translation MIHNILKDKPTKLFLGFTAFFVANALIAECIGTKIFSLEKIFGMQPSGFTLFGQSGLSFNLTCGVLLWPLEFVMTDIVNEYYGPKAVRRISYTAVILISYAFLMFYGAIHVPAADFWISTNTSKGIPDMQNAFNGIFGQGMWIIFGSLVAFLVSQIVDVTVFHRIKKVTGEKKVWLRATGSTLVSQLIDSFIVLSIAFKLGSNWTWPMIFAVGTMNYIYKFTVAIILTPAIYFVEQRIEKYLGKETAHKMKRAAMGEETDNFMNIPTAG, from the coding sequence ATGATACATAACATTCTTAAAGACAAGCCGACCAAACTCTTTCTTGGCTTTACTGCATTTTTTGTGGCTAATGCACTTATTGCAGAATGTATTGGTACAAAAATATTTTCGCTGGAAAAGATCTTCGGTATGCAACCCTCCGGTTTTACGCTGTTCGGCCAATCCGGGCTCTCTTTTAATCTTACCTGTGGTGTATTGTTGTGGCCACTTGAATTTGTAATGACCGATATAGTAAACGAATATTATGGCCCCAAAGCTGTGCGCAGAATTAGTTATACGGCTGTGATCCTGATCTCTTATGCATTCCTGATGTTCTACGGCGCTATACATGTACCGGCTGCTGATTTTTGGATATCAACCAATACCAGCAAAGGCATACCCGATATGCAAAATGCATTCAACGGAATTTTTGGCCAGGGTATGTGGATCATTTTTGGAAGTCTTGTAGCATTTCTTGTAAGTCAGATAGTTGATGTAACTGTTTTCCATCGCATCAAAAAAGTAACAGGAGAGAAGAAGGTCTGGCTCCGGGCAACAGGTTCAACGCTGGTTTCACAATTGATAGATAGCTTTATTGTACTTTCTATTGCATTTAAATTAGGAAGCAACTGGACATGGCCAATGATCTTTGCAGTTGGTACCATGAATTATATCTATAAATTCACTGTGGCCATTATTCTTACCCCGGCAATTTATTTTGTCGAGCAACGCATAGAAAAATATCTTGGCAAAGAAACTGCCCATAAAATGAAACGTGCAGCCATGGGAGAGGAGACAGACAATTTTATGAATATTCCAACTGCAGGTTAA
- a CDS encoding YfhO family protein, with the protein MKNISWKNILPHVMATIIFIVVAVIYCKPALEGKVMQQSDMIHWQGMAQSSFQYKETHGHFPLWINSMFGGMPGYQVAMDADNPISLGYLHHLFTLFLPAPFSYFFLLCISFYFLSQVLKVDYRLGILGAIGYAYASFTPIIVSVGHVTQVLTMGYLPFLLGAIFLVFQKKYWIGAALSSIFAALLIAQNHTQVIYYFLIVAVFAGIAYYIQWIKNKEYKHILITSAILISAAVIGVLTNLVSLATTYDYSKATLRGGSQIIDTATNKTKESSGLDINYAFGWSYGQAESFSLLVPNIYGGSSERSELGADSHLAKEAVSKGISEDQAEQFAQQFPTYWGNQPFTSGPVYLGAVICFLFIFGLIYLKGPDKWWIATVCLLAIVMAWGKNFEGFNTFLFNYLPFYNKFRVPTMTLVIPQFLFPVLAVIALQKVIFNENNKAFAEQKLKIAGYVMLGLFVIVGMLYMSFTYTGEGDARITGALNQMTQGNTDVANSFYNALKQDRQSLFGADILRSLLFAGIAFGILWLFIKSKLKPAYAIVALLLISSIDVIAEGRRYLNNDTFIDAGTVDENYFKPSQASEQILKDTGYYRVYNLTQQDPFSDALTSYFHNSIGGYHPAKLSIYEDLLNYQLRKAQPNLHVLDMLNTKYVIVPGQQNQPVAQQNPGALGPCWFAGVIDFEKDALSIMKRINDFNPKDTAILDDTLKKALPFMPVPDSTAEIKLIKNDNDVITYESTSVTNQFAVFSEIYYDRGWKAYIDNKESPIFQTDYVLRGLAIPAGNHAIRFEFKPASYYNSLKLSIAGSALGWIIILGAIVQFFRKKKITTA; encoded by the coding sequence ATGAAAAATATTTCGTGGAAAAATATTTTACCACACGTTATGGCTACAATTATTTTTATTGTTGTAGCTGTTATTTATTGCAAGCCTGCTTTAGAAGGAAAAGTAATGCAGCAAAGTGATATGATCCATTGGCAGGGTATGGCGCAATCATCTTTTCAATATAAAGAGACGCATGGCCATTTTCCATTATGGATAAATAGTATGTTTGGTGGTATGCCTGGCTATCAGGTTGCAATGGACGCTGATAATCCTATTTCGCTTGGTTACTTACATCATCTTTTTACATTATTTCTTCCTGCTCCTTTTAGCTATTTCTTTTTGCTTTGTATTTCTTTTTATTTTCTTAGCCAGGTACTAAAGGTTGATTACAGATTGGGAATCCTTGGCGCTATTGGTTATGCATATGCCTCATTTACACCAATTATAGTTTCAGTTGGGCACGTAACACAGGTACTGACAATGGGCTATTTGCCATTTTTACTTGGTGCGATTTTTTTAGTCTTTCAAAAAAAATATTGGATCGGTGCTGCGCTTAGCTCCATATTCGCAGCTTTGCTAATTGCACAAAATCATACACAGGTAATTTATTATTTTTTGATAGTCGCGGTTTTTGCGGGTATTGCTTATTATATACAATGGATAAAGAACAAAGAATACAAACACATCCTCATTACTTCAGCAATACTAATAAGTGCCGCAGTTATTGGCGTATTAACTAATCTCGTTTCCCTTGCAACAACTTATGATTATTCAAAAGCTACACTGCGTGGAGGATCCCAGATCATTGATACAGCTACAAACAAAACAAAAGAATCATCAGGCCTGGATATAAATTATGCTTTTGGCTGGAGTTATGGACAGGCAGAATCTTTTTCATTGCTCGTTCCCAATATTTATGGAGGAAGCAGCGAGCGCAGTGAACTGGGCGCAGATTCTCATCTTGCAAAAGAAGCCGTAAGCAAAGGTATCTCAGAGGATCAGGCTGAACAATTCGCGCAACAGTTTCCAACATATTGGGGTAACCAGCCGTTTACATCCGGCCCGGTTTATTTAGGTGCTGTAATTTGTTTTCTTTTCATATTTGGATTGATTTATTTGAAAGGCCCGGATAAATGGTGGATCGCGACGGTGTGTTTATTAGCTATAGTAATGGCATGGGGCAAAAACTTCGAAGGATTTAATACATTCCTGTTTAATTATCTTCCTTTCTATAATAAATTTCGTGTACCAACCATGACGTTGGTAATACCTCAATTCTTATTCCCCGTTCTTGCTGTTATTGCATTGCAGAAGGTTATTTTTAACGAGAACAATAAAGCTTTTGCAGAGCAAAAGCTAAAGATTGCAGGTTATGTAATGCTTGGCCTCTTTGTAATCGTTGGGATGTTGTATATGAGTTTTACATATACAGGAGAAGGAGATGCCCGAATAACAGGTGCACTTAATCAAATGACACAAGGTAATACAGATGTAGCCAACAGCTTTTATAATGCATTAAAGCAAGACAGGCAATCACTATTTGGAGCAGATATTTTACGTTCTCTCCTTTTTGCAGGTATTGCTTTTGGAATTTTATGGTTATTCATAAAATCTAAACTAAAACCAGCTTATGCAATTGTTGCTTTATTGCTTATAAGTTCAATTGATGTAATTGCAGAAGGAAGAAGATATTTAAACAATGATACTTTTATTGATGCCGGCACTGTAGATGAAAATTATTTTAAGCCATCACAGGCGAGTGAGCAAATTTTAAAAGACACTGGATACTACCGCGTGTACAACCTAACACAGCAAGATCCTTTCAGTGATGCACTTACCTCCTATTTTCATAATTCAATTGGGGGATATCACCCGGCTAAGTTGAGTATTTATGAAGACTTATTAAATTATCAGCTCCGAAAAGCACAACCAAATCTGCATGTGCTTGATATGTTGAATACAAAGTATGTTATTGTACCCGGCCAGCAAAACCAACCAGTTGCACAACAAAACCCGGGAGCCTTAGGGCCATGCTGGTTTGCAGGAGTAATTGACTTTGAAAAAGACGCATTGTCTATCATGAAAAGAATAAACGATTTCAATCCAAAAGATACGGCTATACTCGATGATACGTTGAAGAAAGCGCTGCCGTTTATGCCAGTTCCGGATTCTACCGCAGAGATCAAACTTATTAAGAATGATAATGACGTTATAACGTATGAAAGCACGTCTGTAACAAATCAGTTTGCCGTTTTTAGCGAAATATATTACGACCGCGGGTGGAAGGCTTACATTGATAATAAAGAGTCACCTATTTTTCAAACAGATTACGTACTTCGTGGCTTAGCAATTCCTGCAGGTAATCATGCTATAAGATTCGAATTTAAACCGGCATCTTATTATAATAGTTTAAAACTTTCTATTGCAGGATCTGCTTTGGGATGGATAATTATTCTTGGTGCCATTGTTCAATTTTTCAGAAAGAAAAAAATAACAACCGCATAA
- a CDS encoding DNRLRE domain-containing protein yields MKSIKMPCKIFAGTLFFLTFFLSCQKESITKPLVQQPAAIEDEDAVFLKTVDALGVTKVILKPNAKDGQDTYVTFWNGDASWANSTGDWAQELSMDSWTNGGLQMGVRSYLRFDKIALIPADAQIISAKLFLYAKGSSISNPNGNSGYSGSPYNTDNACKIERVTGGTWDEATLTWNTQPAVTTADAAIIPASNSQWAYNTKVDVTNMVKAMAADPSKNYGFRISLVNENIYRSMIFASSENTNPKLRPKLVIQLQ; encoded by the coding sequence ATGAAATCAATTAAAATGCCCTGCAAAATCTTTGCAGGTACATTATTTTTTTTAACGTTTTTTCTTTCATGCCAGAAGGAATCGATTACAAAACCGCTAGTACAACAACCTGCGGCTATTGAAGATGAAGATGCGGTTTTTTTAAAAACGGTAGATGCATTGGGAGTTACAAAAGTGATCTTAAAGCCAAATGCAAAAGATGGTCAGGATACTTATGTTACTTTTTGGAACGGCGATGCAAGCTGGGCAAACAGTACAGGTGACTGGGCGCAGGAGCTTTCAATGGATTCATGGACAAACGGCGGATTGCAAATGGGCGTTCGCTCTTATCTGAGGTTTGATAAAATTGCATTGATTCCCGCCGATGCTCAGATTATTTCTGCAAAGCTTTTTTTGTACGCAAAAGGTAGTTCAATCTCAAATCCTAATGGTAATTCGGGGTATTCAGGTTCTCCCTACAACACCGATAATGCATGCAAAATTGAAAGAGTTACCGGTGGCACCTGGGACGAAGCTACACTTACATGGAATACTCAACCTGCAGTAACTACTGCAGATGCGGCAATTATTCCGGCATCTAACAGCCAATGGGCATACAATACAAAAGTTGATGTTACTAACATGGTTAAGGCAATGGCTGCTGATCCATCTAAGAATTATGGATTTAGAATTAGCCTGGTAAATGAAAATATTTATCGTTCTATGATTTTTGCCAGTTCAGAAAATACCAATCCTAAACTTCGGCCCAAATTAGTTATACAGTTGCAGTAA
- a CDS encoding LytR/AlgR family response regulator transcription factor — translation MIKTLIVEDEPGNVRMLKNLLETYCPQINVLGEAGSVDTAFELIKTTKPELIFLDIEMPGGNAFNLLDRLKPLNFEVIFVSAYDNYTLKAIKYSALDYILKPVNIEELIAAVNKVFEKINSQQFQQRVESLLSNLNTSKKILQSLAVPANFGYEFIVVNNIIRCESSGKYTYFYMNDGRKIISVKNLKEYEDLLSPDIFFRIHHSHLININFIKRYHKGNGIIEMEDGIKIPIASRRKKEFLSLFLGEEE, via the coding sequence ATGATTAAAACATTAATTGTAGAAGATGAACCAGGTAATGTACGCATGCTAAAAAACTTGCTTGAAACATATTGTCCGCAAATAAATGTTTTAGGAGAAGCTGGTTCCGTTGACACTGCTTTTGAGCTTATAAAAACGACAAAGCCAGAACTCATTTTTCTTGATATAGAAATGCCTGGCGGAAATGCATTTAATCTATTAGACAGATTGAAACCACTAAACTTTGAAGTGATATTCGTAAGCGCTTACGATAATTATACTTTAAAAGCAATTAAATACAGTGCTCTTGATTATATTTTAAAGCCGGTTAATATAGAAGAACTTATTGCTGCTGTAAATAAAGTTTTCGAAAAAATTAATTCACAACAGTTTCAACAAAGGGTTGAAAGCCTGCTGAGCAACCTTAATACATCAAAAAAAATTCTTCAATCTTTGGCAGTACCTGCCAATTTTGGATATGAGTTTATTGTGGTAAATAATATTATCCGTTGCGAATCCAGTGGAAAGTACACTTACTTTTATATGAATGATGGACGTAAGATAATATCAGTTAAAAACCTCAAAGAATATGAAGACCTGCTTTCTCCAGATATTTTTTTCAGGATACATCATTCACACCTTATCAATATCAATTTCATAAAAAGGTATCATAAAGGCAATGGTATTATCGAAATGGAGGATGGAATAAAGATCCCAATTGCATCAAGAAGAAAAAAAGAATTTTTAAGCCTTTTTTTAGGAGAGGAAGAATAA
- a CDS encoding sensor histidine kinase, whose translation MPTRFFNILICLFFTFSSLAQDYNYQHYDLTNGLSGLTVYSMVQDNDGYLWFGTETGLSRFDGIHFKNFTTADGLTDNEVLKLYVDSKNRIWIISFTNSVCYYKNGVIYSPKNDPVLAKIKFSSEPRDICEDSNGNIILIEISSIHIIDTSGSIHYINNYQSHSFINNSLGNNSHGNIAVLTTLVTRNTNNLGELQIDKNNFSISYAMFLTSLNLVNTNTTIRHGKLFVYPTKGKIHINIEGLNVSKDIDIPPFFTSLSYLNDSLITINCTNKILLYNINQWKILSVFAISAQVNSCFKDTEGNYWFATNGYGIYRLGSLAFKNYDINFNGNLLPVYSIVKNGHVVSAGTNNSLVWKIDLRSDKLDYTKLNTNLVGRVTSLIVSQDKLIAGASGVHFILRDGKETALVNAFAYAVKNIFTYDDKLLVATGRLVFEISKKDSSNFDTIWNQRATCAYKFDSLYYIGTIHGLYKINQNKEQTFIGDNESILASRISQLSRIGDTLWIATYGNGVVGYANNKIFVHITESEGLTSNMCRVITAQNHYLLVGTDKGLNKISFEGTKYKISKYTSSNGLNCDIINCVYTENDTIYIGTPYGLTFFDPSKVDNNSISVLNIDNVISKKHKWSSLERNFYLSADDNNLSVDFSCVSFKSQGNITYYYRLSGVDTEWRKTKENKLDFPSLSSGNYILELYAVNAFGKKSNSIKITFSVGKFFYQESWFIGLLVALTGISIWFLVVNRIKKIQNNEKEKLKTQKRLSELEQMAFRAQMNPHFIFNCLNSIQQYIFSKSIFDANKFITEFASLIRQTMDISARSFISLDEEIKYLTTYLKLEYTRFEENFDYTIIVAPNMRFEGVYLPPLLLQPFVENSIRHGIRNLAVERGIVTVNFSIKNQFLVCVIEDNGIGRASAAALKTFNKDEHQSKGMSIIEKRIEVLNSENAEKITMKVEDAFPEEVNKGTRITLYIPI comes from the coding sequence ATGCCAACCCGATTTTTTAATATTCTTATTTGCCTTTTCTTCACTTTTTCTTCTTTGGCACAAGATTATAATTACCAACATTATGATCTTACTAATGGATTAAGTGGCTTAACTGTATATAGTATGGTTCAGGATAACGATGGCTATCTCTGGTTTGGAACTGAAACTGGTTTAAGTCGATTTGATGGGATACATTTTAAGAATTTTACAACTGCAGATGGATTGACTGACAATGAAGTATTAAAATTATATGTAGATTCAAAAAATAGGATTTGGATAATATCTTTTACTAACTCTGTGTGTTATTACAAAAATGGAGTAATCTATTCTCCTAAAAATGATCCTGTTCTGGCAAAAATAAAATTTTCGTCAGAACCCCGGGATATCTGCGAAGATAGTAATGGAAATATCATCTTGATAGAAATCTCTTCTATTCATATTATTGATACATCAGGGAGTATTCATTACATTAATAATTACCAATCTCATTCTTTTATAAACAACAGCCTGGGAAATAATAGTCATGGAAATATTGCAGTATTAACTACGTTAGTCACAAGGAATACAAACAATTTAGGTGAGTTGCAAATAGATAAAAATAATTTTTCAATTTCATATGCTATGTTTTTAACCTCCCTAAACTTGGTGAATACTAATACTACCATTCGGCATGGAAAATTATTTGTGTACCCAACAAAAGGAAAAATACATATTAACATTGAAGGTCTCAATGTTTCAAAAGATATTGATATACCACCTTTTTTTACAAGTCTTTCTTATCTAAATGACTCTCTTATTACTATTAACTGTACAAATAAAATATTGTTGTATAATATAAACCAATGGAAAATTTTATCTGTATTTGCAATAAGCGCTCAGGTTAATAGTTGTTTTAAAGACACCGAAGGGAATTACTGGTTTGCTACTAACGGTTATGGAATATATAGGCTTGGCTCTTTAGCTTTTAAAAATTACGATATTAATTTTAATGGAAATCTTTTACCGGTTTACTCAATTGTAAAAAATGGCCACGTTGTTTCAGCAGGAACAAATAACTCACTGGTTTGGAAGATTGATTTACGCTCTGATAAATTAGATTACACGAAATTGAATACCAACTTAGTTGGGCGTGTTACTTCACTTATAGTTAGTCAAGATAAATTAATTGCAGGCGCGAGTGGAGTACATTTTATCTTAAGGGACGGCAAGGAAACCGCACTGGTCAATGCTTTTGCATACGCGGTTAAGAATATTTTTACTTATGATGATAAACTTTTAGTTGCTACCGGAAGGTTGGTATTTGAGATTTCTAAAAAAGATTCGTCAAATTTTGATACAATATGGAATCAAAGAGCTACTTGTGCTTATAAATTCGATAGCTTATATTATATAGGTACAATACATGGCTTGTATAAAATAAATCAAAACAAAGAGCAGACGTTTATTGGTGATAACGAATCTATATTAGCCTCTCGAATATCTCAATTAAGTAGAATTGGTGATACACTGTGGATTGCAACATATGGAAATGGTGTAGTTGGTTATGCCAATAACAAAATATTTGTTCATATAACAGAAAGCGAAGGACTCACAAGCAATATGTGTAGAGTAATAACTGCTCAAAATCATTATTTATTAGTAGGTACAGATAAGGGGCTAAACAAAATCTCATTTGAAGGAACGAAATACAAAATATCTAAGTATACGTCGAGCAACGGCCTTAACTGCGATATAATCAATTGCGTTTATACAGAAAACGATACAATATATATTGGCACACCCTACGGACTAACTTTTTTTGATCCTTCGAAAGTTGATAACAATTCAATTTCCGTTTTAAATATTGATAATGTCATTTCAAAAAAGCATAAATGGAGCTCTTTGGAAAGAAACTTTTACTTATCTGCAGATGATAACAATCTATCGGTTGATTTCTCTTGTGTTTCTTTTAAATCTCAAGGTAACATTACATACTATTACAGGCTTTCGGGAGTTGATACAGAATGGCGCAAAACGAAAGAGAATAAATTAGATTTTCCGTCTCTATCATCAGGTAATTATATACTTGAATTATATGCCGTAAATGCATTTGGTAAAAAAAGCAATTCTATTAAAATTACATTTTCTGTTGGAAAATTCTTTTACCAAGAGTCTTGGTTTATTGGTTTATTGGTGGCTTTAACTGGAATAAGTATATGGTTTTTGGTTGTAAACCGTATAAAGAAGATACAGAATAACGAAAAAGAAAAATTAAAAACTCAAAAAAGACTTTCGGAATTGGAGCAAATGGCATTTCGTGCTCAAATGAATCCTCATTTTATATTTAATTGTTTAAATTCAATTCAGCAATACATCTTTAGCAAAAGTATCTTTGATGCAAATAAATTCATTACCGAGTTTGCATCCCTTATCAGGCAAACAATGGATATATCAGCTAGATCTTTCATTTCTTTGGATGAAGAAATAAAATATCTTACTACATACCTTAAATTAGAATATACCCGATTTGAAGAAAATTTTGATTATACAATAATTGTAGCACCAAATATGCGCTTCGAAGGAGTATATCTTCCACCTTTATTACTTCAACCTTTCGTAGAAAATAGCATTCGTCATGGTATAAGAAATTTAGCCGTTGAAAGAGGAATAGTTACAGTAAATTTTTCAATAAAAAATCAATTCCTCGTTTGTGTTATTGAAGATAATGGTATTGGAAGAGCTTCGGCGGCAGCTTTAAAAACCTTTAATAAAGACGAACATCAATCAAAAGGAATGTCTATTATCGAAAAAAGAATTGAAGTGTTGAATAGCGAAAATGCAGAAAAAATAACCATGAAAGTAGAGGATGCCTTTCCCGAAGAGGTTAACAAAGGCACAAGAATTACTTTGTATATACCAATTTAA